A window from Candidatus Bathyarchaeota archaeon encodes these proteins:
- a CDS encoding amidohydrolase: MQNVISHRLRRGDGSDSLPADLALLNANIHTLNPNQPHAQAVAIQQNSILKVGSNQEIEALISKDTKVLRLEGKTVVPGLIDTHIHVADFGRCLLWLDLTGAVSVADVQRLLREKAARMPVGGWIIGRGWNDARLCEHRYLTAVDLDVAVPDNPVILYHEAAFVCVANSQALTQAHVTKQTPTPTGGTIDRDSAGELTGVFRDSATNLIWQAVTEPTPDELADATSVALREVLKAGLTSVDWIILSEVELTLIKRLESEGKLPLRVNVIVPETCLKQAPTFHTKNPLRMRLGGVILFSDGYLDSKTAALAEPYSDEPSNSGKLYYNPQTLQNSVEAVLAAGLQPVIHAMGDKAIDITLSVIEATAKQRNIRFRIEQAALLNPTLLNRLKAQNAVVTIQPKVVTTEFAVWSASEHLGKARASWLHPLKTLLEAGVKVAGGSDCPMEPLSPLLGMQELVERPSSAEQQLSPLEALRLYTLDAAYASGEETQKGSIEEGKLADLTVLSSDPLTAETNKIKDIKVEMVIVDGEIMNVS, translated from the coding sequence ATGCAAAACGTTATTAGCCATCGGCTGAGACGAGGAGATGGAAGTGACTCTTTGCCCGCGGACTTAGCCCTCCTAAACGCCAACATCCACACCCTAAACCCCAACCAACCCCACGCCCAAGCCGTAGCAATACAGCAAAACAGCATCCTCAAAGTCGGCTCCAACCAAGAAATCGAGGCACTAATCAGCAAAGACACCAAAGTTCTGCGCCTCGAAGGCAAAACCGTTGTCCCGGGCTTAATTGATACTCATATTCATGTAGCGGATTTTGGGCGATGCCTACTCTGGCTTGACCTCACAGGTGCCGTTTCGGTGGCTGATGTGCAGCGGTTGCTGCGTGAGAAGGCTGCTCGGATGCCTGTGGGCGGCTGGATAATTGGACGCGGCTGGAACGACGCACGCCTCTGCGAACACCGCTACCTTACCGCAGTCGACTTGGATGTGGCAGTTCCAGATAACCCTGTGATTCTTTATCATGAAGCCGCTTTTGTCTGCGTCGCCAACTCCCAAGCCCTAACGCAGGCTCATGTGACCAAACAAACCCCCACCCCAACTGGAGGAACCATCGACAGGGACTCAGCGGGTGAGTTGACTGGGGTTTTTCGGGACAGCGCCACCAACCTCATCTGGCAAGCCGTCACCGAACCCACCCCAGACGAACTCGCCGACGCCACCTCGGTAGCCCTCCGAGAGGTCCTAAAGGCGGGGTTGACCAGCGTGGACTGGATAATCCTCTCCGAAGTCGAACTCACACTCATCAAGCGACTCGAGTCGGAAGGCAAGCTGCCCCTAAGGGTTAACGTGATTGTCCCCGAAACCTGCCTAAAACAAGCCCCGACCTTCCACACAAAAAACCCCCTAAGGATGCGCCTCGGCGGCGTCATACTCTTCTCTGATGGTTACTTGGACTCCAAAACCGCCGCCCTCGCGGAGCCCTACAGCGACGAGCCAAGCAACAGCGGCAAACTCTACTACAACCCCCAAACCCTGCAGAACTCGGTTGAGGCGGTCTTGGCGGCGGGGCTGCAACCGGTCATCCACGCAATGGGCGACAAAGCCATCGACATCACCCTATCCGTAATCGAGGCAACCGCAAAGCAGCGCAACATTCGATTCCGCATCGAACAAGCCGCCCTCCTAAACCCAACTCTTCTTAACCGCCTAAAAGCGCAAAACGCCGTGGTAACCATCCAGCCTAAAGTAGTCACAACCGAATTCGCCGTCTGGTCAGCTTCCGAACACCTTGGCAAAGCACGTGCAAGCTGGCTACACCCCCTAAAAACCCTCCTCGAGGCGGGCGTGAAGGTTGCTGGCGGCTCAGATTGCCCCATGGAGCCCCTCAGCCCCCTGCTGGGCATGCAGGAACTCGTGGAACGCCCAAGCTCAGCGGAGCAGCAGCTAAGTCCCTTGGAGGCGTTGCGGCTCTACACGTTGGATGCAGCCTACGCTTCAGGCGAGGAAACCCAAAAAGGCTCCATCGAAGAGGGCAAACTGGCTGATTTAACCGTGCTCTCCTCTGACCCCCTAACCGCCGAGACCAACAAAATCAAAGATATCAAAGTCGAGATGGTCATCGTAGACGGCGAAATCATGAATGTCTCTTAA
- a CDS encoding NTP transferase domain-containing protein, with protein sequence MAITALVMAGGKGTRMKLPQEKPLIEVCGKPTITYVLAALKAAKKISRIIVATSQTTPQTTSLMRTLGVEVIETPGNDYVSDMGYVVSTLKLGVFLAVAADLPLVEPLVIDDIVTHYERCGKPALTVAVPLETKASLGMCIEYCFQEAGRDVVPVGINVIDGSKRYGDEWLDQDIYILDNQEIAININTVSELQLAERLLAQKTGGCP encoded by the coding sequence ATGGCTATAACCGCGTTGGTTATGGCAGGCGGTAAAGGCACCCGCATGAAGTTGCCCCAAGAGAAGCCCCTAATCGAGGTCTGCGGCAAACCCACAATCACCTACGTACTAGCCGCGCTTAAAGCAGCTAAAAAAATCAGCCGCATAATCGTCGCCACCAGTCAAACAACCCCCCAAACCACTTCATTAATGCGCACGCTTGGCGTTGAAGTCATAGAGACACCCGGCAACGACTACGTATCCGACATGGGTTATGTTGTCTCTACACTCAAGTTGGGTGTGTTTTTGGCGGTTGCAGCGGATTTGCCGTTGGTAGAGCCCTTGGTGATTGATGATATTGTAACGCATTATGAGCGTTGCGGCAAACCTGCCCTAACCGTTGCAGTGCCCTTAGAAACCAAAGCTTCATTGGGCATGTGTATCGAGTACTGCTTCCAAGAGGCGGGGCGCGATGTAGTTCCCGTAGGCATCAACGTCATCGACGGATCCAAACGCTATGGTGACGAATGGCTCGACCAAGACATCTACATCTTGGATAATCAAGAAATCGCCATCAACATCAACACGGTTTCAGAATTGCAGCTGGCAGAGCGACTGTTAGCCCAAAAAACTGGCGGCTGCCCCTGA